A section of the Malus sylvestris chromosome 17, drMalSylv7.2, whole genome shotgun sequence genome encodes:
- the LOC126611318 gene encoding probable isoprenylcysteine alpha-carbonyl methylesterase ICMEL2: MASETDRLLRHSFTSEADVMAEDADAATPFLSRFLSYPIANTNTSSHKRRRRLAKKQASASPWPHRQQSFSHDIGHAAKETYLITSLSFTLLQCLGLGYLWITKLLALGCYAMLLMPGFLQVAICYFFSSQVRRSIVYGDQPRNRLDLYLPANSDGKKPVVVFVTGGAWIIGYKAWGSLLGLQLAERDIIVACVDYRNFPQGTISDMVKDASLGISYVFNNIADYGGDPSRIYLMGQSAGAHISACALLDQAIKESKGESISWSASQIKAYFGLSGGYNLFNLVDHFDSRGLYRSIFLSIMEGAESLHQFSPEVKVKDPSNRSAVSLLPPITLFHGTDDYSIPSDASKVFVDVLQKAGARADLILYEGKTHTDLFLQDPLRGGKDELFDHLVSVIHAGDKDALEQDAMAPPRRRLVPELLLKLARSISPF; this comes from the exons ATGGCGTCGGAAACCGATCGTCTTCTCCGGCATTCTTTCACTTCCGAGGCAGACGTCATGGCGGAAGATGCGGACGCAGCGACGCCCTTCCTTTCTAGGTTTTTGAGCTATCCTATTGCTAATACCAATACATCGAGCCACAAGAGGCGTCGCAGGCTCGCCAAGAAACAAGCCTCCGCCTCGCCTTGGCCTCACCGGCAGCAGTCGTTCAGCCACGACATTGGCCACGCTGCCAAAGAGACTTACTTGATTACTAGCCTCAGCTTCACGCTACTTCAATGCCTCGG GCTAGGCTATCTGTGGATCACAAAGTTACTTGCTCTTGGTTGTTATGCTATGTTACTTATGCCCGGATTTCTTCAAG TTGCTATATGTTATTTCTTTTCAAGCCAGGTCCGGCGTAGTATTGTGTATGGAGATCAACCAAGAAATAG GTTGGATCTATATTTACCTGCAAATAGTGATGGAAAAAAACCGGTAGTAGTATTTGTAACCGGTGGGGCCTGGATTATTGG GTATAAAGCTTGGGGTTCTCTTTTAGGTCTGCAATTGGCAGAAAGGGATATCATCGTGGCATGCGTTGATTAcag AAACTTTCCCCAGGGTACCATCAGTGATATGGTGAAAGATGCTTCTTTGGGGATCTCATATGTCTTCAACAATATAGCAGATTATGGAGGTGACCCTAGCAG AATCTATCTAATGGGACAATCTGCCGGTGCACATATTTCTGCTTGTGCTCTCTTGGATCAAGCAATCAAAGAATCTAAGGGAGAGAGCATTTCTTGGAGCGCCTCCCAGATAAAGGCTTATTTTGGTTTATCCGGCGG GTACAATTTGTTCAATTTAGTTGACCATTTCGATAGTCGTGGACTATATCGTTCCATCTTTTTGAG CATTATGGAAGGTGCAGAATCCTTGCATCAATTTTCTCCTGAAGTTAAAGTAAAGGACCCAAGCAATAGGAGTGCCGTTTCTCTCTTGCCTCCTATCACTCTTTTCCATGGAACTGATGATTATTCGATACCATCAGACGCTAG TAAAGTTTTCGTAGACGTGCTTCAAAAGGCAGGAGCTCGAGCTGACTTAATACTATATGAAGGAAAGACTCATACagatttgtttcttcaa GATCCTCTAAGAGGCGGTAAAGACGAATTGTTTGACCATCTAGTTTCCGTGATACATGCTGGTGATAAAGACGCTCTTGAGCAAGATGCTATGGCACCTCCGAGAAGGCGGCTTGTTCCAGAGCTCTTGTTGAAGTTGGCACGCAGCATTAGCCCCTTTTAG
- the LOC126611317 gene encoding uncharacterized protein LOC126611317, with the protein MESQNFIGLLASGDSVIENVGHESDVQYEVKENGADLGQESDVQCEVQANGENLRHESDVQYEVTHCMLESNLEKELVEGDSDMEIEDINNLPALDSSRSANVEIKLGGNKDGDAHCILSETVTVAGKSNVLFPKVHENGCLPVQDSSTFKVPKKGGTSVSGVKRARMTVDEHKASVHVTYESLTRASKQKLEELLQQWSEWHAKHSSSSQDSIEVVESGEETFFPALHVGIERTSAVSFWIDNQTRKADNNESNILDNNDVPLYDRGYALGLTLAGGSSNAEGGLEIIDDASRCFNCGSYSHSLKNCPKPRNNAAVNSARKQLKSKRNQNASSRNPTRYYQNSPAGKYDGLRPGALDAETRKLLGLGELDPPPWLNRMREIGYPPGYLDVDDEDQPSGIIIYADGEIKEEQEDGEIIETDFADPARKKTVKFPGVNAPIPENADERLWAPGHSFEDLSRNRSHSRVSHHSEPVSRGHHREQRWSRDCRDDGPPGVDPGFAPSSYPPRYGSYDYGYNSHGSSSASAPRSPTFGRSQSDRVRRIPSSNEGSFPYSNSRHSPKNYDSGSTESWNDGSRNDYDLDLSTYSRDRLDRHRHHRRR; encoded by the exons ATGGAATCCCAGAATTTTATAGGTCTCCTTGCTTCTGGTGATTCTGTCATCGAGAATGTGGGGCACGAAAGTGATGTTCAATATGAAGTTAAAGAAAATGGGGCGGATCTGGGGCAGGAAAGTGATGTTCAATGTGAAGTTCAAGCTAACGGTGAGAACCTGAGGCATGAAAGTGATGTTCAATATGAAGTTACCCATTGCATGCTGGAATCAAACCTTGAAAAAGAATTGGTTGAAGGTGATTCAGATATGGAAATTGAGGACATAAACAACCTCCCTGCCTTGGACAGTTCTCGTTCGGCAAATGTTGAAATCAAATTAGGGGGTAACAAGGACGGGGATGCTCATTGTATACTGTCTGAAACTGTTACAGTTGCAGGAAAGTCAAATGTTTTGTTCCCGAAGGTGCATGAAAATGGTTGCCTTCCGGTCCAAGATTCAAGTACCTTTAAAGTCCCCAAAAAGGGCGGCACTT CTGTATCAGGTGTTAAGAGAGCTAGAATGACAGTTGATGAAcataaagcttcagtgcatgtgACATATGAGTCGTTGACAAG agCTAGTAAACAAAAGCTTGAAGAACTATTACAGCAGTGGTCAGAGTGGCATGCAAAGCATTCTTCTTCATCTCAA GATTCTATTGAAGTAGTGGAATCAGGCGAAGAGACCTTCTTTCCAGCTCTTCATGTTGGCATAGAGAGGACGTCTGCGGTG TCTTTTTGGATCGACAACCAAACACGGAAGGCAGATAACAACGAATCCAATATTTTGGATAACAATGATGTGCCCCTGTATGATCGGGGTTACGCCTTAGGTTTGACTTTGGCGGGTGGCTCAAGTAATGCGGAGGG aGGCTTGGAGATTATAGATGATGCAAGCCGTTGTTTCAATTGTGGCTCTTATAGTCATTCGTTGAAAAATTGTCCAAAGCCTCGTAACAATGCAGCTGTCAACAGTGCCCGTAAACAGCTCAAGTCCAAACGTAATCAGAATGCTAGTTCTCGCAATCCAACACGATACTATCAGAATTCTCCAGCTGGAAAGTATGATGGTTTAAGGCCTGGTGCCCTCGATGCTGAGACACGGAAGCTTTTGGGTCTTGGG GAGCTTGATCCACCACCTTGGCTTAACAGAATGCGAGAAATTGGTTACCCACCAGGATATCTAG ATGTAGATGATGAAGATCAGCCATCAGGGATAATAATATATGCTGATGGGGAAATTAAGGAAGAACAGGAGGACGGGGAAATTATTGAGACAGACTTTGCTGATCCAGCGAGGAAGAAGACGGTCAAATTTCCAGGAGTAAATGCACCAATCCCAGAAAATGCTGATGAGAGACTTTGGGCTCCTGGACATTCATTTGAAGATCTCTCTAGGAACCGTTCACACAGCAGAGTGAGCCATCATTCAGAACCTGTCAGCAGAGGGCATCACCGCGAGCAAAGGTGGTCCAGGGATTGTAGAGACGATGGGCCTCCTGGCGTTGATCCAGGTTTTGCGCCATCTAGTTACCCTCCAAGATACGGTAGCTATGATTACGGTTACAACTCTCACGGTTCAAGTAGTGCTTCAGCACCAAGAAGTCCTACCTTCGGAAGGTCCCAGTCAGACAGAGTTAGAAGAATCCCGTCATCCAATGAAGGTTCTTTTCCATACTCCAATTCTCGTCATTCACCAAAGAATTATGACTCGGGCAGTACTGAAAGTTGGAACGATGGAAGCAGGAATGACTACGACCTTGATCTTTCAACTTATAGTAGGGATAGGCTAGACAGGCATCGCCATCACCGCAGGAGGTAA